From one Thermodesulfobacteriota bacterium genomic stretch:
- a CDS encoding 4Fe-4S dicluster domain-containing protein, giving the protein MSKSFFIDTTLCTACRACQVACKQWHDLPAEETNNRGTYENPADLSFDTYKLVRMREEVIGGRLKWLFFPEQCRHCVEAPCLDTAGDASAIYRDMATGAIIFTANTKGMNVDEIIESCPYNIPRKGPDGALAKCDMCLDRVHNGLLPACVKTCPTGAMNFGEREQMVSLAKSRLSIVKKANPNAALLDPDDVNVIYLVAEKPSLYHKFAVASNTAFDITRQVALQRMFKPLTNFVSRLL; this is encoded by the coding sequence ATGAGTAAGTCATTTTTTATTGATACAACACTGTGTACGGCCTGCAGGGCTTGCCAGGTGGCATGCAAACAATGGCACGATCTTCCTGCAGAAGAAACCAACAACCGTGGAACTTACGAAAACCCCGCAGATCTCTCCTTTGACACCTATAAGCTGGTGAGAATGCGTGAAGAGGTAATCGGCGGTAGGTTGAAATGGCTTTTCTTTCCTGAACAGTGCAGGCACTGCGTTGAGGCGCCGTGTCTTGATACAGCAGGAGATGCGTCAGCTATTTACAGAGATATGGCAACCGGAGCGATTATTTTCACAGCCAATACAAAGGGCATGAATGTTGATGAAATTATCGAGTCCTGTCCGTACAATATCCCACGGAAAGGACCGGACGGTGCTTTGGCAAAGTGCGACATGTGCCTTGACCGGGTTCATAACGGCCTTTTACCGGCATGTGTTAAAACATGCCCCACAGGCGCCATGAATTTCGGTGAACGTGAGCAAATGGTTTCTCTGGCTAAAAGTCGCCTTTCCATAGTCAAAAAGGCGAATCCAAATGCAGCACTTTTAGATCCCGATGATGTGAATGTCATTTATCTTGTGGCTGAAAAACCAAGCCTGTATCACAAGTTTGCGGTTGCTTCCAATACGGCATTCGATATTACCAGACAGGTTGCCCTGCAAAGGATGTTTAAACCGCTGACAAACTTTGTTTCACGACTTCTATAA
- a CDS encoding formate dehydrogenase accessory protein FdhE, which produces MIDNIALTSDHIKQAVTALRSLRPVYRDLLDFYQQIFIAQEDSKSHVQIEPIQIPHDIISVKAKDDFPLINISDFVIDIQASKDLLIQICNIIKKMKGDMAASAQAVLQGIETGKLDPESLFFSLFEGGASFFEKTATRLKIDKSALAFITYNSIKPSLTICAAQLSTYLEKESMWEKGYCPVCGSMPGLSMFMEKGERFLFCSFCWHQWSSQRLHCPFCNNTDSKTLNYFYSEEEKEYRVDLCDSCKKYIKTIDTRETQRYIYPPLEAVSTLHLDIKAQEKGFESGVALDLKI; this is translated from the coding sequence ATGATAGACAATATAGCTCTTACTTCAGACCATATCAAACAGGCAGTAACCGCATTAAGGAGTCTAAGACCCGTATATAGGGATCTGCTCGATTTTTATCAGCAAATTTTCATTGCCCAGGAAGATTCCAAAAGCCACGTACAGATAGAGCCTATTCAAATTCCCCACGATATTATTTCAGTTAAGGCTAAGGATGATTTTCCCTTAATCAATATATCGGATTTCGTTATTGATATACAGGCATCAAAGGATCTGCTGATACAAATATGCAATATTATCAAAAAGATGAAAGGTGATATGGCTGCTTCAGCTCAAGCCGTTTTACAAGGAATTGAGACAGGAAAACTAGATCCTGAATCGCTTTTTTTCAGCCTTTTTGAAGGGGGGGCTTCCTTCTTCGAAAAGACGGCCACCAGGCTTAAAATCGATAAAAGTGCACTGGCGTTCATCACTTACAACAGCATAAAGCCTTCCTTAACTATCTGTGCAGCCCAGTTGTCCACTTATCTGGAAAAGGAAAGTATGTGGGAAAAAGGTTATTGCCCCGTTTGTGGGAGCATGCCGGGGCTATCAATGTTTATGGAAAAAGGAGAGCGTTTTTTATTTTGCAGTTTCTGCTGGCATCAATGGTCTTCCCAACGGCTGCATTGTCCTTTTTGTAATAATACAGACAGTAAAACACTAAATTATTTTTACAGCGAAGAAGAGAAAGAGTACCGGGTCGATCTTTGTGACAGCTGCAAAAAATACATAAAAACAATAGACACACGAGAAACTCAGCGTTATATTTACCCGCCCCTTGAAGCCGTCTCCACGCTTCATCTTGATATCAAAGCACAGGAAAAGGGCTTTGAAAGCGGTGTAGCGCTTGATTTGAAAATATAG
- a CDS encoding cytochrome c biogenesis protein CcdA: protein MKKILAYVAAMLLILSAACGPSETIAGDMEDLLSPISTKTAGDVVKVRTAWSLDRVHPGSHIILAVIFNIAKGFHINADESQIIPLKDLTLFPTRVKVIEIPEGIAAETPRFPRAHPIKVEYADKRMMFFTGQVVVYLPIKIDEKVKPGLRHVKVQIDYQACDARTCLLPKKAAVEETLEVIELDQEPVEINTELFADYKTRHTDVFRKAVGFDLFGWRFSVNVSSWFGKILLMLTAVLGGLLLNFTPCVLPIIPIKIISLSTAAENRKRCFILGLTMSFGILAFWLMLGMMVALVSGFTAANQLFQYPVFTILIGGMIAVMAAGMCGLFSLRLPGFIYLIHPRQDSLQGSFGLGILTAILSTPCTAPFMGAAAAWAATQHPLTTIITFAFIGSGMALPYLVLSASPGLVKKMPKTGPASALIKQVMGLFMLAAAAYFIGSGLSALLSSPPDPPGTSYWWGVMCFCATAGGWFAYRTVQIASAKGQKIFFVVLGIVMIVISVIGGVRLTARGPIDWVYYTPERLNKAFQHRKIVVLDFTAEWCLNCKALEHGVLNTRKITDLFANDDIVAIKVDITGKNPAGKRKLKEVGSLTIPLLVIYSSNNKLIFKSDFYTADQVVNAIKKAREKRK from the coding sequence ATGAAAAAGATTCTGGCATATGTTGCTGCAATGCTCCTGATACTAAGCGCTGCTTGTGGTCCGTCTGAAACGATCGCCGGAGACATGGAAGATCTCCTGTCACCGATTTCAACCAAAACTGCCGGCGACGTTGTTAAAGTACGAACGGCCTGGTCGCTGGACAGGGTGCATCCTGGAAGTCATATTATACTGGCTGTTATTTTTAATATTGCAAAAGGTTTTCATATCAACGCAGACGAAAGCCAGATTATTCCGCTTAAAGATTTAACCCTGTTCCCCACCAGAGTGAAGGTTATAGAAATCCCTGAAGGAATAGCGGCGGAAACCCCTCGATTTCCACGGGCTCACCCAATAAAGGTCGAATATGCAGACAAACGTATGATGTTCTTTACCGGGCAGGTGGTCGTTTATCTTCCCATAAAAATCGATGAGAAAGTCAAGCCCGGACTCCGGCATGTTAAAGTTCAAATCGATTATCAGGCATGTGATGCGCGGACCTGTTTATTGCCCAAGAAGGCTGCAGTGGAAGAGACTCTTGAAGTGATTGAATTAGATCAGGAGCCAGTAGAGATTAACACAGAACTTTTTGCGGACTATAAAACCCGGCACACAGACGTATTCCGAAAAGCAGTCGGGTTTGATCTTTTTGGCTGGAGATTCTCGGTTAACGTTTCATCATGGTTTGGCAAAATTCTGCTGATGCTCACCGCAGTACTTGGAGGTTTGTTGCTCAACTTTACCCCCTGTGTTTTGCCGATCATTCCGATCAAGATTATAAGCTTATCAACAGCTGCAGAAAACAGGAAGCGATGTTTTATACTTGGTCTGACCATGTCTTTCGGCATCCTGGCCTTCTGGCTGATGCTGGGCATGATGGTTGCCCTGGTAAGCGGATTCACTGCGGCGAATCAGCTTTTCCAGTATCCGGTTTTTACCATTTTAATCGGTGGAATGATCGCAGTGATGGCCGCAGGCATGTGCGGGCTGTTTTCCCTTCGTCTGCCCGGCTTTATTTACCTGATTCACCCAAGACAGGACAGCCTTCAGGGGTCTTTTGGCCTTGGCATTTTGACCGCCATTTTGTCCACGCCGTGCACGGCTCCTTTTATGGGTGCTGCAGCGGCATGGGCGGCAACCCAGCATCCGCTGACTACCATAATCACATTTGCATTTATCGGGTCTGGAATGGCTTTGCCCTATCTGGTACTTTCAGCTTCACCCGGGCTGGTTAAAAAGATGCCAAAAACAGGACCGGCCAGTGCATTAATAAAACAGGTAATGGGTCTGTTTATGCTGGCTGCCGCAGCATATTTTATCGGCAGCGGCTTAAGCGCACTTTTATCATCCCCACCTGACCCGCCGGGCACATCATACTGGTGGGGCGTGATGTGTTTTTGTGCTACTGCAGGCGGGTGGTTTGCTTATCGAACTGTTCAAATCGCTTCCGCAAAGGGGCAAAAAATATTTTTTGTGGTCCTCGGCATTGTTATGATTGTCATTTCCGTCATTGGCGGCGTGCGTCTCACCGCCAGGGGACCCATCGACTGGGTTTATTATACCCCGGAACGTTTAAACAAAGCTTTCCAACATCGAAAAATTGTGGTGTTGGATTTTACCGCCGAATGGTGCCTGAACTGCAAAGCACTGGAACACGGGGTTTTAAACACCCGCAAAATAACTGATCTTTTTGCAAACGACGATATTGTGGCCATCAAGGTGGATATCACCGGCAAAAACCCGGCGGGTAAAAGAAAATTGAAGGAGGTCGGCTCTCTGACCATCCCTTTGCTGGTGATCTATTCTTCGAATAACAAGCTGATTTTTAAAAGCGATTTTTACACTGCGGATCAGGTGGTGAATGCAATTAAAAAAGCAAGAGAAAAGAGGAAATGA
- a CDS encoding cobalamin-dependent protein (Presence of a B(12) (cobalamin)-binding domain implies dependence on cobalamin itself, in one of its several forms, or in some unusual lineages, dependence on a cobalamin-like analog.), which produces MPRNLKNVLLLYTDKYYLIKQVYPFGLDLVANHLRRHHFNVTIDYPFLPLPDIETNLIETIKRCQPDAIGLGIRNIDTAMSCEKFGNLEGSGYKTFYFLHDIKKIVEIIRKVSPHIPIVAGGGAFTVSAEAILEFLEMEYGIIGEGENSLVQFLKAYPDKKKIHKIPNMVFKVSPGFQVNRRQTYVFNKNSFLNKRNSKFNYAHETHGLPVTIKRGCNQHCSYCVEPMIEGTKFIFRNHGDIIAELNTILENYTSIKNIFFTDTEFNLPDLTDCSHLVKKILEAGLHNYLRFSSQFLPKPFDENFAKLLAETGFSVILTCDSFADSVLSKNRTSYRQKDITGTIELCEKFNIDCTVNLVFGLPGESYKTMDHTVGEMVKYPPNAIRRYEYTIGGRIYQGTPLSRLVEQLGHDEHLYGEKSKGYLQPYYYCSPDSPPIIKNYLERFLPFSIDYQNNYDNNRFETLACAYLADQSRWDEAAASFLAGSLSSQIAIYGYLFRKFADFGKPELARSISRHLIDAIHQSENVAEYEDQIAVIRYYLSMLAD; this is translated from the coding sequence TCATCATTTTAATGTGACCATCGACTATCCCTTCCTTCCGCTGCCGGACATTGAAACCAATCTGATTGAGACCATAAAGCGCTGCCAGCCTGACGCAATCGGTCTGGGTATCAGAAATATTGATACCGCCATGTCCTGTGAGAAATTTGGCAACCTTGAGGGGTCAGGCTACAAAACCTTTTACTTCCTCCACGATATTAAAAAAATCGTTGAAATTATTCGAAAGGTCTCCCCTCACATTCCAATTGTTGCCGGTGGAGGGGCTTTTACCGTATCCGCTGAAGCCATTTTAGAATTTTTGGAAATGGAATACGGAATTATCGGTGAAGGCGAAAATTCTCTGGTGCAGTTTCTTAAGGCGTACCCGGATAAGAAAAAAATACATAAGATTCCCAACATGGTATTTAAAGTAAGTCCCGGGTTTCAGGTAAACCGGAGACAGACTTACGTTTTTAACAAAAACAGTTTTCTAAATAAAAGAAACAGCAAATTCAACTATGCCCATGAAACCCATGGATTGCCCGTAACGATAAAACGGGGATGCAATCAGCATTGCTCATACTGTGTGGAGCCCATGATTGAAGGGACTAAATTTATTTTCCGGAACCATGGTGACATTATTGCAGAACTTAACACCATATTGGAAAATTACACCAGCATTAAAAACATTTTCTTTACCGATACTGAATTTAATCTACCCGACCTTACAGATTGTTCCCATCTGGTTAAAAAAATCCTGGAGGCAGGGTTACATAACTATCTCAGATTCTCTTCTCAATTTTTGCCTAAACCCTTTGATGAAAATTTTGCCAAACTGTTGGCCGAAACCGGCTTTTCCGTTATCCTTACCTGTGACAGTTTTGCAGACAGTGTTCTATCGAAAAACCGGACATCCTATCGCCAAAAAGACATCACCGGAACCATTGAATTGTGCGAAAAATTCAATATTGACTGCACGGTAAATCTTGTTTTCGGTTTGCCTGGTGAATCTTATAAAACCATGGATCACACCGTCGGAGAAATGGTGAAATACCCTCCCAATGCAATCAGACGATACGAATATACCATAGGTGGAAGAATTTACCAGGGCACCCCTTTAAGTCGTTTGGTTGAACAACTTGGTCATGATGAACATTTGTATGGAGAAAAATCCAAAGGATACCTTCAGCCTTACTATTACTGTTCTCCTGATAGTCCGCCGATTATCAAAAATTACCTGGAACGGTTTCTCCCTTTTTCCATCGATTATCAGAACAATTATGATAACAACAGATTTGAGACCTTGGCATGTGCTTACCTGGCAGATCAGAGCAGGTGGGATGAGGCTGCGGCAAGTTTTTTAGCAGGCTCCCTTTCCTCCCAAATAGCAATTTACGGTTACCTGTTCCGGAAATTTGCAGATTTCGGAAAACCGGAGCTTGCCAGATCGATTTCCCGGCACCTGATAGATGCCATCCATCAAAGCGAAAATGTTGCGGAATACGAAGACCAGATCGCTGTGATCAGGTATTACCTGAGTATGCTTGCCGATTAA